A region of Paramormyrops kingsleyae isolate MSU_618 chromosome 17, PKINGS_0.4, whole genome shotgun sequence DNA encodes the following proteins:
- the LOC111844068 gene encoding uncharacterized protein produces MSGFYYNPAGRGGNAMRFRKRKSRFTFAEVQLLLNEVKNNRHIVIGKFNRGVSSDVKKRTWAAITARINEISECPREVIEIIKKWSDLKCDTKRKVAAMRAGGDGSLRTGNSRIARDLSPVENMVYQILQMPPPDKRVFPGGRANLGGMKGVMGSGGGEDDEEEDDIVLGMHQPSASTSDSPNSRLAGPSVIPNSLGLTVSMALPASMPMSMPMSQKREASMSAPIYVTSRDPPQTAYDFQYEIPAAEDQVVELDNSDEEHQERVRPAVFRATPIPVEDEHLLSSLRHATTVASTSSSLSATAAPCSGPGPVLAPVPPPPAESFPVSSPAPMNARDRLAQHASLSVQEQRNTNILMETVSRSLEMLSESVQQLVETQQEFVRDSLRLQRETVYILRDFSTSILAVMRDKLNGRPAP; encoded by the exons ATGTCCGGCTTCTATTATAACCCCGCCGGCCGCGGGGGCAACGCCATGCGCTTCAGGAAGAGGAAGTCGCGCTTCACTTTTGCTGAGGTGCAGCTCCTGTTGAACGAAGTGAAGAACAACCGCCACATTGTTATAG GCAAGTTCAACAGGGGCGTCTCATCAGATGTGAAGAAGCGAACCTGGGCGGCGATCACAGCACGCATCAATGAGATCAGCGAGTGTCCACGTGAGGTCATCGAGATAATCAAGAAGTGGTCAGACCTCAAATGTGACACCAAACGCAAGGTCGCAGCCATGCGTGCTGGCGGGGACGGCTCACTGCGGACTGGCAACTCACGCATCGCACGGGACCTCTCACCAGTAGAAAACATGGTGTACCAGATCCTTCAGATGCCTCCCCCAGACAAGAGGGTCTTTCCTGGTGGCCGGGCCAATCTAGGGGGCATGAAGGGGGTTATGGGTAGTGGAGGCGGTGAGGATGACGAGGAGGAAGATGACATCGTGCTGGGAATGCACCAACCATCCGCTTCTACCAGTGATTCACCAAATAGCAGGCTGGCTGGTCCTTCAGTAATCCCCAATTCTCTGGGTTTAACTGTGTCCATGGCCTTACCCGCCTCCATGCCAATGTCAATGCCCATGTCCCAAAAAAGGGAGGCCAGTATGTCCGCGCCAATATACGTCACATCTC GAGACCCTCCACAGACAGCCTACGATTTTCAATATGAAATACCAGCAGCTGAAG ACCAGGTTGTGGAGCTGGATAACTCTGATGAAGAGCATCAAGAGCGAGTGCGAcctgctgtattcagagcaacTCCTATTCCTGTTGAGGACGAACACCTCCTGAGCAGCTTGCGCCACGCCACCACCGTTGCATCTACCTCTTCATCGCTATCTGCCACAGCTGCCCCCTGCTCAGGACCAGGGCCTGTACTAGCACCTGTACCACCACCTCCAGCTGAGTCTTTCCCAGTGTCTTCTCCGGCTCCCATGAATGCTCGGGACAGACTGGCCCAGCACGCCTCCCTCAGTGTTCAGGAGCAGCGCAACACAAACATTTTGATGGAGACGGTGTCTCGCTCCTTGGAGATGCTCTCCGAGTCGGTGCAGCAGTTGGTGGAGACGCAGCAGGAGTTCGTCCGCGACTCCTTGCGGCTACAGCGTGAGACAGTGTATATCCTTAGGGATTTCTCCACCAGCATCTTGGCAGTCATGCGTGACAAGCTGAATGGTAGGCCAGCACCTTGA